One Vallitalea pronyensis genomic region harbors:
- a CDS encoding DMT family transporter translates to MYKMLAGLDGVLIALMVAFNGLLASAIGNEGALLAIHFIGLLGTCILLLGSRTKLKTVKGVPIYLFAAGALGIMNVLFNNQCFLALGAAVTLSLNILGQLLASTIIDYFGLLGLKKCPINKTKLAGMGMMVMGMIVMMTL, encoded by the coding sequence ATGTATAAGATGTTAGCAGGGCTTGATGGGGTTTTAATCGCTTTGATGGTTGCATTTAACGGATTATTGGCTTCTGCAATTGGAAATGAGGGAGCATTATTAGCCATTCACTTTATTGGGTTATTAGGAACCTGCATTCTATTACTAGGAAGCCGTACCAAACTCAAGACAGTAAAAGGTGTGCCCATTTATCTATTTGCAGCAGGAGCACTAGGTATTATGAACGTACTTTTTAACAATCAATGTTTTTTAGCTCTAGGAGCTGCTGTTACTTTAAGTCTTAATATTCTAGGTCAACTGTTAGCATCCACCATAATTGATTATTTTGGATTACTTGGGCTTAAAAAGTGTCCCATTAATAAAACAAAATTAGCGGGTATGGGGATGATGGTTATGGGTATGATCGTCATGATGACACTGTAG
- a CDS encoding Crp/Fnr family transcriptional regulator, with protein sequence MVIYTDPKQLNHYLTYYQLSHIIHDNLQEHHVFHAFKKGELICVLGEPLSYFYILLEGDVKVFTTSVDGKILSLRIFKPPINLGDIELMNNTGYRCHVEALTDSVCLAFPIQIIRSIGLNQPAFLRYLCSDLCQKFDSIASTSSHNLLYPLRNRLVSYMMEYLDQDTRTITFPFSHTALAELLGITYRHLTRSLSELENQGLIKVEGQVIHVIDEAQLSQLSMDIYPHRQ encoded by the coding sequence ATGGTTATCTATACCGATCCCAAGCAATTAAATCACTACCTTACCTACTATCAGCTAAGTCATATCATCCATGATAACCTGCAAGAACATCATGTTTTTCATGCATTCAAGAAAGGTGAATTAATATGTGTTTTAGGTGAACCTTTGTCTTATTTCTACATTTTATTAGAAGGGGATGTGAAGGTATTCACCACATCCGTTGATGGTAAAATATTATCCTTGAGAATATTTAAACCCCCCATCAATCTAGGGGATATCGAGCTTATGAATAATACAGGATATCGATGCCATGTAGAAGCCTTAACCGATAGTGTATGTCTTGCATTTCCTATACAAATCATACGGTCCATTGGTCTAAATCAACCTGCCTTTTTAAGGTATCTTTGTTCAGATTTATGTCAGAAATTTGATAGTATCGCAAGTACAAGCTCTCATAATCTCTTATATCCTTTGCGGAATCGTTTAGTCAGTTACATGATGGAGTACCTTGACCAAGATACTCGTACCATCACTTTTCCTTTTTCCCATACAGCCTTAGCTGAATTACTTGGGATTACTTACCGCCATCTTACCCGGTCATTAAGTGAGTTGGAAAATCAAGGGCTTATTAAAGTGGAAGGACAGGTCATTCATGTGATAGATGAAGCCCAGTTATCCCAATTAAGTATGGATATCTATCCCCATCGTCAATAA
- the aldA gene encoding aldehyde dehydrogenase, whose translation MNTYKHYIHGQWVDSASGELMEVQNPANEEIFAMVQAGNAIDAQKALASSEKAQKVWGLLPAPERAKYLYAIIDKIKERKNQLAEILVSEQGKTYREALFEVDDTCAYILYAAQAATRIQGDIFPADQPNEQLWIQKVPYGVTVGLCAWNYPLALIGRKLGPALVTGNTMVIKPHELTPVSAAVFFEIIHEVGLPAGVANLVTGDGIELGNALVSSPITKLITVTGSVRAGQAIYKAAAPNITALSLELGGKSPFIVMDDADIDIAVQAAVNSRFANCGQVCICNEQMVVHKNILDELTSKMITETKKLRIGDPMTDVDMGPKVAESELDKMDRIIQKTVTEGAQIALGGGRLKDGPYEKGFWYEPTILTGVTPDMCASKEEIFGPVLGITAVDSFDEALAFANDSPYGLSAYLFSKDYSKLMRAINELDVGTIFFNKGISGAMQGYHNGHKLSGLGGEDGIYGIEGYLQKRTVYLKY comes from the coding sequence ATGAATACCTATAAACATTATATTCATGGTCAATGGGTTGATTCTGCATCTGGTGAATTAATGGAGGTACAAAATCCAGCGAATGAAGAAATCTTCGCCATGGTTCAGGCTGGTAATGCAATCGATGCACAGAAAGCATTGGCATCATCTGAGAAAGCTCAGAAGGTCTGGGGATTATTGCCAGCTCCTGAACGGGCAAAATACCTCTATGCGATTATTGATAAGATTAAAGAAAGAAAAAATCAGTTGGCAGAAATTCTTGTAAGTGAACAAGGTAAAACCTATAGAGAAGCATTATTTGAAGTAGATGATACATGTGCTTATATCTTGTATGCGGCTCAAGCAGCTACAAGGATTCAAGGTGATATCTTCCCTGCGGATCAACCAAATGAGCAACTTTGGATACAAAAAGTGCCTTATGGTGTTACGGTAGGTTTATGTGCGTGGAACTACCCATTAGCATTGATTGGTCGAAAGCTTGGACCAGCATTGGTTACAGGTAATACCATGGTTATCAAACCTCATGAATTAACACCTGTTAGTGCTGCCGTATTTTTTGAAATTATTCATGAAGTTGGGTTGCCAGCTGGTGTCGCTAATCTGGTTACAGGGGATGGTATAGAGCTGGGTAATGCTCTTGTAAGCAGCCCTATTACAAAGTTAATTACCGTTACAGGAAGTGTACGTGCAGGTCAAGCCATATACAAAGCTGCAGCACCTAACATTACTGCTCTATCCTTAGAATTAGGCGGTAAATCACCTTTTATCGTCATGGACGATGCAGACATAGATATTGCGGTTCAGGCAGCCGTTAACTCACGATTTGCCAACTGTGGTCAAGTGTGTATCTGTAATGAGCAGATGGTTGTTCACAAAAACATCCTTGATGAATTGACGTCAAAGATGATTACAGAAACTAAGAAATTACGTATAGGTGACCCCATGACAGACGTAGATATGGGACCGAAAGTGGCTGAATCGGAATTAGATAAGATGGACCGTATTATTCAAAAAACTGTTACAGAAGGTGCCCAAATTGCACTTGGCGGCGGTCGATTAAAAGATGGTCCATATGAAAAAGGTTTCTGGTATGAGCCTACGATTCTTACAGGTGTTACCCCAGACATGTGTGCCTCAAAAGAAGAAATCTTTGGACCTGTACTGGGCATAACAGCAGTGGATAGTTTTGATGAAGCACTTGCTTTTGCAAATGACTCACCATACGGTTTGTCCGCTTACTTATTCTCAAAAGATTATTCTAAACTGATGCGGGCTATTAATGAGCTGGATGTGGGTACTATTTTCTTCAACAAAGGCATTAGTGGTGCGATGCAGGGTTACCACAATGGCCATAAATTAAGTGGTCTAGGCGGAGAAGACGGTATATACGGTATTGAAGGTTATCTACAAAAACGTACTGTCTATTTGAAATATTAA
- a CDS encoding mandelate racemase/muconate lactonizing enzyme family protein, whose amino-acid sequence MKQSIQHVEAAYFQVPLSQPLSDAKHGVHTHFELITATVTLEDGTTGTGYTYTGGVGGKAIYHMIESDLKPHLLGQDATIVESIWDDMNWRVHYVARGGIASFAISAVDIALWDIRTKKAGLPLWKYLGGKEGKAKAYYGGIDLGFSLDELLDSIQKELDYGHTAFKIKLGQKTLAEDIARVKAVRELIGPEKTFMVDANYSWTVDQAIRAVSELEQYDIYWLEEPIIPDDYLGYAKIADKSRVGIAMGENLHTIYEHRYAMEIGKVSFIQPDASNIGGITGWMKVAAMAEGYNVPVCTHGMQELHVSLLAAIPHGSYLEVHSFPIDQYTLRPLVLEKGNAIAPDTPGIGVTFNWEKLEPYKLAL is encoded by the coding sequence ATGAAACAATCAATACAACACGTTGAGGCGGCTTATTTTCAAGTGCCATTAAGCCAGCCCTTGTCCGATGCGAAACATGGCGTTCATACACACTTTGAATTAATAACAGCTACCGTAACACTAGAAGATGGCACAACAGGTACAGGGTATACCTATACAGGTGGTGTAGGTGGAAAAGCCATTTACCATATGATTGAATCGGACTTGAAGCCTCATTTATTAGGTCAAGATGCCACCATTGTTGAGTCCATATGGGATGATATGAATTGGCGGGTGCACTATGTAGCCAGAGGTGGTATTGCATCTTTTGCTATATCAGCAGTGGATATTGCTCTATGGGACATTCGAACCAAAAAAGCAGGGCTTCCCTTATGGAAGTATTTAGGTGGTAAAGAAGGGAAAGCGAAAGCCTATTATGGGGGTATTGATCTAGGATTTTCACTGGATGAGCTTTTAGATAGTATTCAAAAAGAATTGGATTATGGACACACTGCTTTTAAGATTAAATTGGGTCAAAAAACATTGGCTGAGGACATTGCAAGGGTAAAGGCAGTTCGAGAGCTCATTGGTCCAGAGAAGACATTTATGGTTGATGCCAATTATTCATGGACAGTTGACCAAGCCATTCGTGCAGTGAGTGAGCTTGAACAATATGATATATACTGGTTGGAAGAACCCATCATACCTGACGACTATTTAGGTTATGCCAAAATAGCAGATAAATCAAGAGTGGGTATTGCCATGGGGGAAAACCTACATACCATTTACGAGCATCGTTACGCCATGGAGATTGGTAAAGTCTCCTTTATTCAGCCAGATGCGTCCAACATTGGCGGTATAACGGGTTGGATGAAAGTGGCTGCCATGGCAGAAGGGTATAATGTGCCTGTATGTACTCATGGTATGCAGGAGTTGCATGTAAGTTTATTGGCGGCTATACCCCATGGAAGTTATCTGGAGGTTCATAGTTTTCCCATTGACCAATACACCCTTAGACCTCTTGTTTTAGAGAAGGGAAATGCTATAGCACCAGATACACCAGGTATCGGTGTAACCTTTAATTGGGAGAAATTAGAACCCTATAAGCTAGCCTTATAA
- a CDS encoding glycoside hydrolase family 117 protein codes for MQKKESIATIRARERKYFERGPEWFCEFRYSKIKGLDQEENVNRRDPSAVLCVDGTYYTWYTKNTGPHAGFGTGDLDAKVWPWDYSEIWYASSKDGYTWKEEGRAVGRGEKGCYDDRSVFTPEILQHDGHFYLVYQAVQHPYLRRTKNTIGMAIAESPHGPWKKVDQPILKPTDTGEWLGEEDNHLSVKHKGEFDSHKVHDPVLFYYRDKYYLYYKGETMGEQLYMGGRETKWGVAIADNPTGPYVRSPYNPITNSGHETILWPYKEGMVAMLTTDGPEKNTIQYAEDGINFNIMSMIKNAPEAPGPFRSYSTTDPLCGIKWGLYHICHDGWNYIVRFDMDLWQREYYHERRSFNDK; via the coding sequence ATGCAGAAAAAAGAAAGTATTGCAACCATACGTGCAAGAGAAAGAAAATATTTTGAACGTGGACCCGAGTGGTTTTGTGAATTTAGATATTCAAAAATAAAAGGACTCGACCAAGAAGAAAACGTAAATCGACGAGACCCAAGTGCCGTATTGTGTGTCGATGGTACCTATTATACTTGGTACACAAAAAATACAGGACCTCATGCAGGTTTTGGCACAGGGGATTTAGATGCAAAAGTTTGGCCATGGGATTATTCAGAAATCTGGTATGCCAGTTCCAAAGATGGCTATACCTGGAAAGAGGAAGGTCGAGCTGTTGGTCGTGGTGAAAAAGGATGCTACGATGACCGTAGTGTATTTACACCTGAAATCCTTCAACATGACGGTCACTTTTATTTGGTTTATCAAGCAGTCCAGCATCCTTATTTAAGAAGAACTAAAAATACCATCGGTATGGCAATAGCTGAATCACCTCATGGACCTTGGAAAAAAGTAGATCAACCTATCTTAAAGCCAACGGATACAGGGGAATGGTTAGGGGAAGAAGATAATCATCTTTCGGTTAAGCATAAAGGTGAGTTTGACAGCCATAAAGTACATGATCCTGTGCTATTTTATTATCGTGACAAATACTATCTCTATTATAAAGGAGAGACCATGGGAGAACAACTCTACATGGGAGGCAGAGAAACCAAGTGGGGTGTTGCCATAGCGGATAACCCAACAGGCCCATATGTACGTTCACCCTATAACCCCATCACCAATAGTGGGCATGAAACAATTTTATGGCCATACAAAGAAGGTATGGTGGCGATGCTCACAACGGATGGTCCTGAAAAAAACACCATTCAATATGCTGAGGATGGCATTAATTTTAATATTATGTCCATGATAAAAAATGCGCCAGAAGCACCAGGGCCTTTTAGAAGCTACAGTACAACAGATCCACTATGTGGCATTAAGTGGGGGTTATATCATATCTGTCATGACGGGTGGAATTACATTGTTCGTTTCGATATGGACTTATGGCAACGTGAATATTACCATGAAAGACGAAGTTTTAATGATAAGTAA
- a CDS encoding GntR family transcriptional regulator, translated as MKMNDSMIFLTISEQIKNSIKERIVNGELTENTPLREQELSTEFGISRGPVRDALKELTKEGFLVAKPNAGVRVAYRPKEDVLDLVIHLRKEIEGFVIEHIIETITDDDIAHLENILDQMKKACQEDNINTVEILDNRFHKYLVEHYKDTHLLELWMFIGNCMVYRYDRFNDLMGSYMEHQNILEAIKKKDKKQTIELLNTNIQ; from the coding sequence ATGAAGATGAATGACAGTATGATTTTTTTAACCATTTCTGAACAAATTAAAAACTCTATCAAGGAACGAATTGTTAATGGTGAATTAACTGAAAATACCCCGTTACGGGAACAAGAACTTTCCACAGAATTTGGGATTAGTCGAGGACCTGTAAGAGATGCTCTAAAAGAGCTCACAAAAGAGGGTTTCTTAGTTGCAAAACCCAATGCAGGTGTAAGGGTGGCTTATCGTCCCAAAGAAGATGTCCTTGATTTAGTGATTCACTTGAGGAAAGAAATAGAAGGTTTTGTTATAGAACATATAATAGAAACTATTACGGATGACGATATTGCACATTTAGAAAACATATTAGATCAAATGAAAAAAGCATGTCAAGAAGATAACATCAATACAGTTGAAATATTGGATAACCGTTTCCATAAATATTTGGTTGAGCACTATAAAGATACCCATTTGTTAGAGCTATGGATGTTTATAGGTAATTGCATGGTATACCGTTATGACCGATTTAATGATTTAATGGGATCCTATATGGAACATCAAAATATACTCGAAGCCATCAAGAAAAAGGATAAAAAGCAGACCATTGAGTTATTAAATACAAATATTCAATAA
- a CDS encoding sugar phosphate isomerase/epimerase family protein, which yields MKKSLHTKSVNGCNLLTALSIAQKSGFSGVEIVASKLDAYLAEGFTAEDLAAELKAKNLEAICINDICHIESPRPEALEQMLEEAHRYAEVAEIIGCKYIQLVPLVELDGYAWDAILDITANNVKQICDIGANHGVAFQLEAVAWSPFRSLKRGLALIEKVGKDNLGMVVDTWHFWAGGETQPEEVAAMDPSLIYNIHFCDGKRQAPDTVWDETKLRGYYFNEADIPLEDYANAIKASGYKGWWSVELVSSKHWEMDAIAVAKKLSDDMDHYM from the coding sequence ATGAAAAAATCACTACATACAAAATCAGTTAATGGATGTAACTTATTAACCGCATTAAGTATCGCCCAGAAATCGGGGTTTTCTGGTGTAGAAATTGTAGCATCAAAATTGGATGCCTATTTAGCTGAGGGTTTTACAGCTGAAGATTTGGCTGCTGAGTTAAAGGCAAAAAATCTTGAAGCCATTTGTATTAATGATATCTGTCACATCGAAAGCCCACGACCTGAAGCTTTAGAACAGATGTTAGAAGAAGCGCATCGATATGCTGAAGTAGCTGAAATCATTGGGTGTAAGTATATTCAACTTGTTCCACTTGTAGAATTAGATGGATATGCTTGGGATGCTATTCTAGACATTACCGCTAACAATGTGAAGCAAATCTGTGATATTGGCGCCAATCATGGTGTAGCCTTCCAACTTGAAGCTGTAGCATGGTCCCCCTTTCGCTCTCTCAAAAGAGGTCTTGCTCTCATTGAAAAAGTGGGTAAAGACAACTTAGGTATGGTTGTTGATACGTGGCATTTTTGGGCAGGTGGCGAGACACAGCCTGAAGAAGTGGCAGCTATGGACCCATCACTTATCTATAACATTCATTTTTGTGATGGTAAAAGACAAGCCCCTGATACCGTGTGGGATGAAACCAAGTTAAGAGGCTATTATTTTAATGAAGCTGACATTCCGTTAGAGGATTATGCCAATGCCATAAAAGCTTCTGGATATAAGGGCTGGTGGTCGGTTGAGCTGGTAAGTTCAAAACACTGGGAAATGGATGCTATAGCAGTTGCAAAAAAACTCAGCGACGATATGGATCATTATATGTAA
- a CDS encoding ACT domain-containing protein: MTKKCISLKLLPEIYGVVRLDPHVSIPEWATKDGFYSITKTSDELSIVCLQHQIPPTVVCEKDWQILKVLGPLDFSLVGILASLSTPLALNGISIFAISTYDTDYILVKHKDVSAAIKTLSNEGYTFIH, from the coding sequence ATGACAAAAAAATGTATATCCCTGAAACTACTTCCTGAAATATATGGTGTTGTTCGTCTAGATCCTCATGTATCTATACCTGAGTGGGCTACTAAAGATGGCTTTTACTCCATTACGAAAACATCTGATGAGCTTTCTATTGTATGCTTACAACATCAGATACCCCCTACTGTTGTATGTGAAAAGGATTGGCAAATTCTAAAAGTATTAGGTCCATTAGATTTTTCATTAGTTGGTATATTAGCCAGCCTTAGCACACCACTAGCACTTAATGGCATCAGTATCTTTGCCATATCTACATATGATACAGATTATATTCTGGTGAAGCATAAGGATGTTTCTGCTGCTATTAAAACATTATCGAATGAAGGTTATACGTTTATACATTAA
- a CDS encoding DUF4489 domain-containing protein: protein MSYRNHHGELKNEGDKVAVKCKPNHTMPRKVLLECGEGTGSSTFTSTSDAPFQLAHVTLDTTYLNKLKVLIKFSSSVRMINLATNIQGGIIRLRYELFKSCHHENPILLGTWMYEEFIAAIDALDTLEETFSFNFCERTNCSHCCQYFVVVTPVEITNATVMVSNGNMAAFAQSLEACPNNQSEVHSKGNHKKEKHPQPMDILAVCGNCNGSVSFKRPEALPPSVGIAHVSVDTTCLINPKVLIEFACNISIISAEDVKLAFELFRVCRDGEPLSRRIWKYDKTGSQVPEQIEKIFNFTFCECKAPSSCCEYFVILTVNELSADLDTVDVTIDHARINAFAQSSSDHFNDDYKGCKKKGSLNAILKNPRPKEMILECGNGVGLRKFTEASTDRVQVGQVAIDTTDFCNPMVNIEFSSVISFETFLFNPAFLALQLQIELFRMCHNKIPVPIGVWVLGNFDRITRSTGAFQFIACDCITCPGCCDYFVTVTPFGTTEDTGAVTISDVRIAALAWES, encoded by the coding sequence ATGTCCTATCGTAATCACCATGGAGAACTTAAAAACGAAGGAGATAAAGTCGCTGTTAAATGTAAACCTAATCATACAATGCCAAGGAAAGTTTTACTGGAATGCGGTGAGGGTACAGGAAGCAGTACTTTTACTTCAACAAGTGACGCTCCCTTCCAATTAGCCCATGTAACCCTCGATACAACCTATTTAAATAAACTAAAAGTATTGATTAAATTTTCTAGTTCTGTACGTATGATTAACTTAGCGACGAACATACAAGGTGGCATTATTAGGTTGAGATATGAATTGTTTAAATCTTGTCATCATGAAAATCCAATATTATTAGGAACTTGGATGTACGAGGAATTTATTGCTGCAATTGATGCATTGGATACTTTAGAAGAGACCTTTAGTTTCAATTTTTGTGAGCGCACAAATTGTTCACATTGCTGCCAGTATTTTGTAGTTGTCACACCAGTTGAGATTACCAATGCTACAGTCATGGTTAGCAATGGGAATATGGCTGCATTTGCTCAATCATTAGAGGCTTGTCCAAATAATCAATCTGAAGTTCATTCAAAGGGTAACCATAAAAAAGAAAAACATCCTCAGCCTATGGATATACTGGCTGTATGTGGAAATTGTAATGGGAGCGTATCATTTAAGAGACCTGAGGCACTTCCACCATCTGTTGGCATAGCTCATGTTTCAGTGGATACGACATGCTTAATCAATCCCAAGGTACTCATTGAATTTGCTTGTAATATTTCAATAATAAGTGCTGAAGATGTAAAACTTGCGTTTGAATTGTTCCGTGTTTGTCGTGATGGAGAACCTTTGTCACGTAGAATTTGGAAATACGATAAAACGGGTTCTCAAGTCCCTGAACAGATAGAGAAAATCTTTAATTTTACATTCTGTGAATGTAAAGCGCCTTCAAGCTGCTGTGAGTATTTTGTAATCCTTACAGTTAATGAATTAAGTGCAGATCTTGATACCGTGGATGTGACCATTGATCATGCCAGAATAAATGCATTTGCCCAAAGCTCTAGTGACCATTTTAATGATGATTATAAAGGATGTAAAAAGAAAGGTAGCCTTAATGCTATTCTTAAAAATCCTAGACCCAAAGAAATGATCCTTGAATGCGGCAATGGAGTAGGGCTAAGGAAGTTTACTGAGGCTTCTACAGACAGAGTGCAGGTAGGTCAGGTTGCTATTGATACAACGGACTTTTGTAATCCTATGGTAAATATCGAGTTTTCTAGCGTCATAAGCTTTGAAACTTTTTTATTTAACCCTGCATTTTTAGCACTACAGTTACAGATTGAATTATTCAGAATGTGTCATAATAAAATACCGGTACCAATAGGCGTATGGGTACTTGGAAACTTTGATAGGATTACAAGGAGCACAGGTGCTTTCCAATTTATTGCTTGCGACTGTATAACATGCCCTGGATGCTGCGACTATTTCGTAACCGTTACACCATTTGGAACAACAGAAGACACTGGTGCAGTGACCATAAGTGATGTTAGAATAGCTGCATTAGCTTGGGAATCCTAA
- a CDS encoding ABC transporter permease subunit produces the protein MNKVMDQKRLKDFFIKHIVSIIFIVLSLIGMMLSELSVPYMIGELINRISRNSFLVLSLLIPILAGLGLNFGLVVGAMAGQIAIIIVTYWRIGGLPGFMTCLGIALPIAILFGYLTGKLFNATKGQEMIAGLIVSFFANGLYQFLFLVLAGTAIPMKNSPMIKPDGIGLRNSIALTGTKDHPGIKYALDGIWRMKLCHLIIASAIILCLYQGIRLWLRHRNHQLEKKHKKTFMIYAGLSVVLIGINVAILLGDSMYKNLKVPMVTWFVIALLCTLTWLLMKTKLGQKFRTVGQSQRIAQVSGIHVNGVRIKAVIISTVLAAWGQIIFLQNIGTMNTYGSHMQVGMFSIAAILIGGASVSNAKISHAVTGVILFHMVFIVSPTAGKALFGDAQIGEFFRAFVVYGVIGISLGLHGWKKHMLDQINNAHTRS, from the coding sequence ATGAATAAAGTGATGGATCAAAAACGGTTAAAAGACTTCTTTATTAAGCACATCGTCTCCATTATTTTTATTGTGCTATCCTTAATAGGTATGATGTTATCCGAGTTAAGCGTACCTTATATGATCGGTGAGCTTATTAATCGTATATCCCGAAATTCTTTTCTGGTATTATCCTTACTCATTCCCATATTGGCTGGTCTTGGGCTGAATTTTGGACTGGTGGTTGGCGCTATGGCCGGCCAGATTGCCATTATCATAGTGACTTATTGGCGTATTGGAGGGCTGCCAGGATTTATGACTTGCTTGGGAATTGCCTTACCCATAGCCATTCTGTTTGGCTATCTAACAGGCAAATTATTTAATGCAACGAAAGGCCAAGAAATGATAGCAGGTCTTATTGTCAGCTTTTTTGCCAATGGGTTGTACCAATTTCTTTTCCTTGTATTGGCTGGTACGGCTATTCCAATGAAAAATTCACCGATGATTAAGCCAGACGGTATTGGTTTAAGAAATAGTATTGCCCTTACAGGAACGAAAGACCATCCAGGTATAAAATATGCACTAGATGGTATATGGCGTATGAAATTATGTCATCTCATCATCGCTTCAGCCATTATCTTATGCTTGTATCAAGGGATAAGGCTTTGGCTAAGGCATCGAAACCATCAACTGGAGAAAAAACATAAGAAGACATTCATGATTTATGCAGGACTTAGCGTTGTGCTGATTGGTATAAACGTGGCCATACTCCTTGGGGACAGTATGTATAAAAATCTAAAAGTGCCGATGGTCACTTGGTTCGTCATTGCCTTACTATGTACATTAACATGGCTGTTAATGAAAACAAAACTTGGTCAAAAATTCCGTACAGTAGGTCAGAGCCAGCGTATTGCTCAAGTATCGGGTATACATGTTAATGGTGTAAGAATAAAAGCTGTTATCATTTCTACAGTTCTTGCAGCATGGGGGCAGATTATATTTTTACAAAATATAGGTACCATGAACACTTATGGGAGTCATATGCAAGTAGGTATGTTTTCCATCGCCGCAATTTTAATCGGTGGCGCATCGGTATCCAACGCAAAAATTAGTCACGCAGTTACAGGTGTCATTCTCTTTCATATGGTATTCATCGTGTCACCAACGGCCGGCAAAGCCCTATTTGGAGATGCTCAGATTGGCGAATTTTTTAGAGCATTTGTAGTCTATGGGGTTATCGGAATTTCATTAGGTCTTCATGGATGGAAAAAGCATATGCTGGATCAGATAAACAATGCGCATACGCGGAGCTAA
- a CDS encoding ABC transporter permease has product MHHIIKKIGLPRLIISVLFIGVLVTAYFQGIEMHMLASDIIRRFGMYGILVLAMVPSIQSGVGPNFALPIGIICGLMGAVISVEFGFIGILGFIFAIIFALPLAILVGYLYGKLLNAVKGSELTIATYTGFSFVQLMCIAWLLLPFSSEQMVWAIGKGLRNTFTLKKTFAYVLNNFWSFHIGDVFIPTGLILFFLGVCLLVFLFTKSSTGTAILAAGMNPQFAEASGVNMDRGRIIANILSTVLAAIGIIVYSSSYGFVQLYGGPLMMAFPAVAAILIGGATAKRAKVSHVLIGVLLFQGLLTTSMPVANKIFPEGNISEMVRMVVQNGIILYALTKVDGRQ; this is encoded by the coding sequence ATGCATCACATCATAAAAAAAATAGGACTGCCACGGTTAATCATATCGGTATTATTTATTGGTGTGCTTGTAACAGCTTACTTTCAAGGCATTGAAATGCATATGTTAGCCAGTGATATTATCCGACGTTTTGGTATGTACGGTATACTTGTATTAGCCATGGTTCCTTCCATTCAATCCGGTGTTGGACCTAACTTTGCTTTACCTATAGGTATAATCTGTGGCTTAATGGGAGCTGTTATCAGTGTAGAATTTGGTTTTATCGGTATTTTAGGATTTATCTTTGCCATTATATTTGCTCTACCACTGGCCATCCTTGTTGGTTATCTCTATGGAAAATTATTAAATGCAGTAAAAGGTTCCGAGCTGACCATTGCCACCTATACAGGTTTTTCATTTGTACAGCTTATGTGCATTGCTTGGCTGCTCTTACCATTTTCCAGCGAACAGATGGTTTGGGCTATTGGTAAGGGATTAAGAAATACCTTTACCCTTAAAAAAACATTTGCCTATGTGTTGAATAACTTCTGGTCTTTTCACATTGGTGACGTATTCATCCCTACTGGCCTCATTCTATTCTTTCTTGGGGTATGTCTGCTTGTGTTTTTATTTACTAAAAGCAGTACGGGTACTGCCATCTTAGCAGCAGGGATGAATCCTCAGTTTGCAGAAGCATCAGGGGTTAATATGGATAGAGGGCGTATTATAGCCAATATACTATCAACGGTCCTAGCTGCAATCGGTATCATTGTGTATTCTTCCAGTTATGGCTTTGTACAGCTCTATGGAGGACCACTCATGATGGCTTTTCCAGCAGTGGCGGCCATACTTATTGGAGGGGCTACGGCTAAGCGGGCTAAGGTTTCCCATGTACTTATAGGGGTTTTGTTATTTCAGGGTTTACTGACAACATCCATGCCAGTAGCTAATAAAATATTCCCAGAAGGCAACATATCGGAGATGGTAAGAATGGTTGTACAAAATGGCATTATTTTATACGCTTTGACCAAAGTAGATGGGAGGCAGTAA